A portion of the Phacochoerus africanus isolate WHEZ1 chromosome 5, ROS_Pafr_v1, whole genome shotgun sequence genome contains these proteins:
- the PRSS36 gene encoding polyserase-2 has product MSQHLLLPFVILAISPIPGAFQDSALSPTQEEPTDLDCGRPEPSARIMGGSDARPGTWPWQVSLHQGRGHICGGSLIAPSWVLSAAHCFMNNGTLEPAAEWSVVLGVHSQDGPLDGAHIRAVAAILVPDNYSSVEQGADVALLRLASPARLGPAVRPVCLPRASHRFALGTACWATGWGDVQEADPLPLPWALQEVELRLLGEAACQCLYSRPGPFNLTFQLLPGMLCAGYPEGRRDTCQGDSGGPLVCEEGGRWFQAGITSFGFGCGRRNRPGVFTAVAPYEAWIREKVMGSEPGPAFPTQSPEPQSGLPEPMDENCTIALPECGKALRPGSWPWEAQVMVPGSRPCYGVLVSESWLLAPASCFSGRVSSDQPPGDLENWRVLLPSRPRAEQVARLMLHENASWDDASDLALLQLRVPVNLSAAPRPVCLPHPEHYFLPGSRCRLARWGRGEAAPGPSSLLEAELLGAWWCHCLYGRQRASVPPPGEPPQALCPAYQEEEVAGHCWNYSHWSLLCREEGTWFLAGIRDFSSDCLRPRAFYPLQIHGPWISHVTREAYVEDQLAWDWGPEGEETETQTCPPHTEYGACGLRPEPAPMGVLWPWLAEVHVAGERVCTGILVAPGWVLAATHCVLRPGSTTVPYIEVYLGRAGASPLPQSHQLSRSIISIRLPRHLGLRPPLALLELSSRVEPSPSALPICLQPGGLPLGASCWVLGWKDPQDRVPVAAAVSILTARLCHCLYQGILPPGTLCVLYAEGQEDSCEVTSAPPLLCQTEGGSWVLVGMALRGSRELFAAVGPEETWISQTVGEAHFLPTSGLPHWLPEGSDLCPPDIARASGSPRAALFLLLLILLVQG; this is encoded by the exons ATGTCCCAGCACCTGCTGCTCCCATTTGTGATCCTCG CCATCAGCCCCATCCCAGGAGCCTTCCAGGACTCAG CTCTCAGTCCTACCCAAGAAGAACCTACAGATCTGG ACTGCGGTCGCCCTGAGCCCTCTGCCCGCATCATGGGGGGCTCAGATGCTCGGCCTGGCACCTGGCCGTGGCAGGTGAGCCTACATCAGGGCAGGGGCCACATCTGCGGGGGCTCCCTCATCGCCCCCTCCTGGGTCCTCTCCGCGGCTCACTGTTTCATGAA TAACGGTACCTTGGAGCCGGCGGCCGAGTGGTCGGTAGTGCTGGGCGTGCACTCCCAGGACGGGCCCCTGGACGGCGCTCACATCCGCGCGGTGGCCGCTATCCTGGTGCCCGACAACTACAGCAGCGTGGAACAGGGCGCCGACGTGGCCCTGCTGCGCCTGGCCTCGCCCGCCAGGCTGGGCCCCGCCGTGCGGCCGGTCTGCCTGCCCCGGGCCTCGCACCGCTTCGCTCTCGGCACCGCGTGCTGGGCCACGGGTTGGGGGGACGTCCAGGAAGCGG accccctgcctctgccctgggcgCTGCAAGAAGTGGAGCTAAGGCTGCTGGGAGAGGCTGCCTGTCAGTGTCTCTACAGCCGGCCTGGCCCCTTCAATCTCACTTTCCAGCTGTTGCCAGGGATGCTGTGCGCTGGCTACCCGGAGGGCCGCAGGGACACCTGCCAG GGAGACTCTGGGGGGCCCCTGGTTTGTGAGGAAGGTGGCCGATGGTTCCAGGCGGGGATCACCAGCTTTGGCTTTGGCTGTGGACGGAGGAACCGCCCCGGAgtcttcactgctgtggctccctaCGAGGCATGGATAAGAGAAAAGGTGATGGGCTCAGAGCCTGGGCCTGCCTTTCCCACCCAGTCCCCAGAGCCCCAGTCAGGCCTCCCAGAACCCATGGATGAGAACTGCACCATTGCCCTACCAG AGTGCGGTAAGGCCCTACGGCCAGGCTCCTGGCCCTGGGAAGCCCAGGTGATGGTTCCAGGATCCAGACCCTGCTATGGAGTGCTGGTGTCTGAGAGCTGGCTCTTGGCACCTGCCAGCTGCTTTTCGGG CCGCGTCAGCTCAGACCAGCCTCCCGGCGACCTGGAAAACTGGCGCGTTCTGCTGCCCTCGCGCCCGCGCGCGGAGCAAGTGGCGCGCCTCATGCTGCACGAGAACGCCTCCTGGGACGACGCCTCGGACCTGGCTCTGCTGCAGCTGCGCGTGCCCGTGAACCTCAGCGCGGCCCCGCGGCCAGTGTGCCTCCCCCACCCAGAACACTATTTCCTGCCCGGGAGCCGCTGCCGCCTGGCTCGCTGGGGCCGCGGGG AAGCCGCACCCGGCCCCAGCTCGCTGCTTGAGGCGGAGCTGTTGGGCgcctggtggtgtcactgcctGTACGGCCGCCAGAGGGCGTCAGTGCCGCCGCCCGGAGAGCCGCCGCAAGCGCTCTGCCCCGCCTACCaagaggaggaggtggctggCCACTGCTGG AACTATTCTCACTGGAGCCTTCTTTGCCGGGAAGAGGGGACCTGGTTCCTGGCTGGAATCAGAGACTTCTCCAGTGACTGTCTACGTCCCAGAGCCTTCTACCCGCTGCAGATCCACGGCCCATGGATCAGTCATGTGACTCGGGAAGCCTACGTGGAGGACCAGCTGGCCTGGGATTGGGGCCCTGAGGGGGAGGAGACTGAAACACAAACTTGTCCCCCTCACACAGAGTATGGTG CGTGTGGTCTGCGGCCTGAGCCGGCTCCGATGGGGGTCCTGTGGCCCTGGCTGGCAGAGGTGCATGTAGCCGGAGAGCGTGTCTGCACTGGGATCCTCGTCGCCCCAGGCTGGGTCCTGGCGGCCACTCACTGTGTCCTCAG GCCAGGCTCTACCACAGTGCCTTATATTGAAGTGTACCTGGGCCGGGCGGGGGCCAGCCCCCTCCCGCAGAGCCACCAGCTATCCCGATCCATCATCAGCATCCGCCTGCCCCGGCACCTGGGACTCCGGCCCCCCCTGGCCCTCCTAGAGCTGAGCTCCCGGGTGGAGCCCTCCCCATCAGCCTTGCCCATCTGCCTTCAGCCAGGCGGTCTCCCCTTGGGGGCCAGCTGCTGGGTGCTGGGCTGGAAGGACCCCCAGGACCGAG TCCCTGTGGCTGCTGCTGTCTCCATCTTGACAGCGCGACTCTGTCACTGCCTCTATCAGGGCATTCTGCCCCCTGGAACTCTCTGTGTCCTGTATGCAGAGGGGCAGGAGGACAGCTGTGAG GTGACCTCAGCCCCGCCACTCCTGTGCCAGACTGAGGGAGGCTCCTGGGTCCTTGTGGGCATGGCTCTTCGAGGCAGCAGGGAACTATTTGCCGCTGTTGGCCCTGAAGAGACCTGGATCTCCCAGACGGTGGGGGAGGCCCATTTCCTGCCCACCAGTGGCCTCCCCCACTGGCTCCCTGAAGGCAGCGACCTCTGCCCACCTGACATAGCCAGGGCCTCAGGTTCCCCTCGGGCTGCTCTTTTCCTGCTGCTACTGATCCTTCTGGTCCAGGGCTGA
- the PRSS8 gene encoding prostasin isoform X1 yields the protein MAQREGLGPRGLAAVATLISLGLFQNGMGAKGDAVSCGIVPQAQGRITGGSNSDPGQWPWQVSINYNGDHVCGGSLVSDQWVLSAAHCFPRDHSTSGYEVKLGAHQLDSYSSSMTVRTVAQVVSHPSYLQEGSQGDIALLQLNSPVTFSRYIWPICLPAANASFPNGLQCSVTGWGHVAPSVSLQRPRTLQQLEVPLISRETCNCLYNIDAKPDEPHFIQQDMLCAGYVKGGKDACQGDSGGPLSCPAGGHWYLAGIVSWGDACGAPNRPGVYTLTSTYASWIQHNVAELQPQVVPHIGESEPDSDLCSNYGALNAAPAWGLVRPILLLPLGLTLGLLRPRLEH from the exons ATGGCCCAGAGGGAAGGCCTGGGGCCTCGGGGGCTGGCGGCTGTGGCCACTTTGATTTCGCTTGGATTGTTCCAGAATGGGATGG gaGCCAAAGGCGACGCAG TCTCCTGTGGCATAGTCCCCCAAGCACAAGGACGGATTACAGGCGGTAGCAATTCAGACCCTGGCCAGTGGCCCTGGCAGGTCAGCATCAACTACAATGGCGACCACGTGTGTGGCGGCTCTCTCGTGTCTGACCAGTGGGTGTTGTCGGCTGCTCACTGCTTCCCAAG GGATCACAGCACCAGCGGCTACGAGGTGAAGCTGGGGGCCCACCAGCTGGACAGTTACAGCTCCAGCATGACAGTCCGAACCGTGGCGCAGGTCGTTTCCCACCCCAGCTACCTCCAGGAAGGCTCCCAGGGGGACATCGCACTCCTCCAGCTCAACAGCCCTGTCACCTTCTCCCGCTACATCTGGCCCATCTGTCTCCCCGCGGCCAACGCCTCCTTTCCCAACGGCCTCCAGTGCTCCGTCACTGGATGGGGCCACGTGGCCCCCTCAG TGAGCCTCCAGCGCCCCAGGACGCTGCAGCAACTTGAGGTGCCGCTGATCAGTCGTGAGACCTGTAACTGCCTATATAATATCGACGCCAAGCCCGACGAGCCCCATTTTATCCAGCAGGACATGCTGTGCGCCGGCTACGTGAAGGGGGGCAAGGACGCCTGCCAG GGTGACTCTGGGGGCCCCCTCTCCTGCCCAGCAGGGGGCCACTGGTACCTGGCAGGCATCGTAAGCTGGGGTGATGCCTGTGGGGCCCCCAACAGGCCCGGTGTGTACACTCTGACTTCCACCTACGCCTCCTGGATTCAACACAATGTGGCAGAGCTCCAGCCTCAAGTGGTACCCCACATCGGGGAGTCGGAGCCTGACAGCGACCTCTGCAGCAACTATGGCGCCCTCAATGCTGCCCCAGCCTGGGGCTTGGTGAGGCCCATCCTTCTGCTGCCACTAGGCCTGACCCTGGGCCTCCTCCGGCCACGGCTCGAGCACTGA
- the PRSS8 gene encoding prostasin isoform X2, with amino-acid sequence MEDGGQAELPVTVSCGIVPQAQGRITGGSNSDPGQWPWQVSINYNGDHVCGGSLVSDQWVLSAAHCFPRDHSTSGYEVKLGAHQLDSYSSSMTVRTVAQVVSHPSYLQEGSQGDIALLQLNSPVTFSRYIWPICLPAANASFPNGLQCSVTGWGHVAPSVSLQRPRTLQQLEVPLISRETCNCLYNIDAKPDEPHFIQQDMLCAGYVKGGKDACQGDSGGPLSCPAGGHWYLAGIVSWGDACGAPNRPGVYTLTSTYASWIQHNVAELQPQVVPHIGESEPDSDLCSNYGALNAAPAWGLVRPILLLPLGLTLGLLRPRLEH; translated from the exons ATGGAGGATGGCGGGCAAGCAGAACTGCCCGTGACAG TCTCCTGTGGCATAGTCCCCCAAGCACAAGGACGGATTACAGGCGGTAGCAATTCAGACCCTGGCCAGTGGCCCTGGCAGGTCAGCATCAACTACAATGGCGACCACGTGTGTGGCGGCTCTCTCGTGTCTGACCAGTGGGTGTTGTCGGCTGCTCACTGCTTCCCAAG GGATCACAGCACCAGCGGCTACGAGGTGAAGCTGGGGGCCCACCAGCTGGACAGTTACAGCTCCAGCATGACAGTCCGAACCGTGGCGCAGGTCGTTTCCCACCCCAGCTACCTCCAGGAAGGCTCCCAGGGGGACATCGCACTCCTCCAGCTCAACAGCCCTGTCACCTTCTCCCGCTACATCTGGCCCATCTGTCTCCCCGCGGCCAACGCCTCCTTTCCCAACGGCCTCCAGTGCTCCGTCACTGGATGGGGCCACGTGGCCCCCTCAG TGAGCCTCCAGCGCCCCAGGACGCTGCAGCAACTTGAGGTGCCGCTGATCAGTCGTGAGACCTGTAACTGCCTATATAATATCGACGCCAAGCCCGACGAGCCCCATTTTATCCAGCAGGACATGCTGTGCGCCGGCTACGTGAAGGGGGGCAAGGACGCCTGCCAG GGTGACTCTGGGGGCCCCCTCTCCTGCCCAGCAGGGGGCCACTGGTACCTGGCAGGCATCGTAAGCTGGGGTGATGCCTGTGGGGCCCCCAACAGGCCCGGTGTGTACACTCTGACTTCCACCTACGCCTCCTGGATTCAACACAATGTGGCAGAGCTCCAGCCTCAAGTGGTACCCCACATCGGGGAGTCGGAGCCTGACAGCGACCTCTGCAGCAACTATGGCGCCCTCAATGCTGCCCCAGCCTGGGGCTTGGTGAGGCCCATCCTTCTGCTGCCACTAGGCCTGACCCTGGGCCTCCTCCGGCCACGGCTCGAGCACTGA